TGAGGCAAGAAGGCGTATACCCGGTAGTTGGCTAAGTTCACTCAACAACTTTTTACCACCGGGGGTCTCGGCAATACTTTCCAAATTATCTAAGTAATAAAGTCCGCGAGGGAGAAATGGGCTCAATAGGGTAACATCTCTGATGTGAGCGGTTTCCTCTGGTTTTAAGCCAACTGCAGAGCCTATTTGCCAGAGTAAACGCAAAGTATCCGCATCATCACTTACCTGAATCCAAAACGAGCGTGTGGCGCTATCACCATTTAGCCAGCATTTGAGCGCAGCCTTACATACCTCAGTTTTACCGATTCCAGCACAACCGACAACATACCCGCAAACCGTAGCATGACAGTTGTCACCGGTCAAAAAGGCATTTACTTCTTCTATCTCATGTTTACGCCCAATAACATCCCCTTCGCGAGGCTGTAGTCTCGGGTCATTGCTACCCAACAATTCACCCGGCAGCAATCTTTGTATGGGACGTTTTGGTGTTGGAATTTTTACCTCGTCACATATCAGAGAAAGGATACGTTGATTACCCGTTGGAAATCGATGATTATTATTCCAGTCAGTAAGAAGACTCGGAACATGACTATTGTCGCCATCGTCAGGAAGGATTGGAAAAAAACGTTGATTGTTAAGGTGAGAATGATAGAGATCACTGGTAATAATGGCGCTTTCCCAGGTAACTCCAGCCCCCCCATTATCCTCTATGTCACGTTTTTCAAATAGTTTCTTGTACCGTTCAGAACATACAATTAATACCATACTCGCATCTTCGATGCTGTGCTGCATCCAAGCACGCCACCCTTTTCCAGGTGGATGATTTTGGTATGGGTGGTCGGTAATAACTTGAATCCCATTACATGTGAGCCATTCTGCAAGAGCGGCAACCTTCTCACCAAGAGATCCTTCGTGAGCATAGCTAATAAAAACAGTTGGAATTTCTATCGGTAGGTTTAATTGCATTGAGTCGCTTCCTGTAATTTGCTAAGAATAATTTATTTGATCCAGCTAACCGCTGTTACCTTATTCATATAAAAAAGCCGTCAACAAGGCTACGAACTTCGGATGGGCCCCGGTGTAGATCATGTCTGTTCGTACATCAACGACCAATACATTCCTGAACGGTTCGAATGTCACACACGCGTTCCTGCATGTGCGTAACAAAAGCGCGACGGCATGCATGGCAAGGAGATCATTTTTCGCTGCCCGTAACCTCTGTACCTGTTCGAAATCATCAACCACCTGTACCAAGGTAATAAACGTAATCTCAAGTCCAAAAACATATTACGCCACAACAACAGTGTAACTACAGGATCATGACACCCAAGGCAACGACCCTGCCAACCGGTATCAGCAAAGCAATATCAAATGCAGCAGGCAGTAAGTACCTGCGCTGCACGAAATCGTAGTGGCTACGGGAGCAGTATGCCACCAGTCTGTTGACGAATGCATCCTTTACACAGAAGAAAGAAAAAGCCGGATGTGCAACAACGCCTATCCGGCTCAAAGAGGAAGGTGAAAAGCGCTTAAAGCTGCTACTTCTTCATCACCGCCGCATCATCCATGAACTTCTTCAGTCCGGCATCGGTGAGCGGGTGGTTGGCAAGCTGCTTGATAACACTGTAGGGAATGGTGGCAATATCGGCTCCCATCATGGCTGCTGTGACGACGTGTTGCGGATGGCGGACACTGGCCACGATCACTTCGGTCGGGTATCCGTAATTGTTGTAGATGGTGACAATCTGCTTGACAAGCTCCATGCCGTCGGTGCTGATGTCGTCAAGACGACCGACAAAGGGGCTCACATAGTCCGCTCCGGCTTTGGCGGCAAGCAGCGCCTGGTTCGGGGAGAAGACGAGCGTGGCGTTGGTGCGGATGCCGTTTAATGAGAAGTGTTGGATGGCTTTCAGTCCGTCGATGGTGAGCGGACACTTCACCACCACGTTTTCGTGGATTGCGGCGAGATCTTCGCCTTCGGCAATCATCTCCTCGGCCGTGAGGCAGGTGACCTCGGCGCTGACCGGACCGTCAACGATTTCGCATATGCGGGCGATGTGCGCCTTAAAGTCGTTGTAGGTGAAGTTTGACGGATCACCAACGATTTTTGCGATGAGCGACGGGTTGGTGGTAACACCATCAAGCACGCCGAGTTCGGCGGCTGCAAGAATTTCGTCGAGATTAGCGGTATCAATAAAAAATTTCATTCTCTCTTCTTACACGGTTACTTGTTGACGATCCAGCAGGGCATTGAAATTTTTTGTCTGACGGCCTTCCCAGTTGCGTTTGTGCCAGGCATAACCGGCGATCAGTGGCAGAGCAATGGTTGCTTCGGCAAAGACCATCTGCTCGTGTACGGTATCAACCTTGCCCCATGAACTGGCCTCCTTGAGGGTTGAGCCGGAAAGCGCTCCGTCACGCTCATCGGCGACCGTGATCTGAACGGCATAGGTGTGCATGGAGACATCGTCATGGCCAAGCACTTCAGCAGCAACAACAATATCCTGGGTAAAGTTTTTCGGCACGCCTCCGCCGATCATGAAAATGCCGGTCTTGTCATTCTCGATCTTGATTCTGGTCAGTTCACGAAAATCCTTGACGGAATCGATTGAGACATGTTTTTCGGGGTTGTTCCACTGGTGGTGCACAAG
The DNA window shown above is from Pelodictyon phaeoclathratiforme BU-1 and carries:
- the fsa gene encoding fructose-6-phosphate aldolase; translated protein: MKFFIDTANLDEILAAAELGVLDGVTTNPSLIAKIVGDPSNFTYNDFKAHIARICEIVDGPVSAEVTCLTAEEMIAEGEDLAAIHENVVVKCPLTIDGLKAIQHFSLNGIRTNATLVFSPNQALLAAKAGADYVSPFVGRLDDISTDGMELVKQIVTIYNNYGYPTEVIVASVRHPQHVVTAAMMGADIATIPYSVIKQLANHPLTDAGLKKFMDDAAVMKK